One segment of Maridesulfovibrio ferrireducens DNA contains the following:
- a CDS encoding succinate dehydrogenase/fumarate reductase cytochrome b subunit — protein sequence MSFDSKVTTAKSGKSDAILDWLQMCSGVALIIFVFMHMSLVSSVIINTNIMDTIAHTYEKNYMAQIGGPILFLLFLFHFYLAARKIPFRFEGQKTIWAHAKMMHHRDTWLWIVQVISAMLILVMGSIHMWAVLSDLPITAARSAARVQSGPWLYFYLVLAPLVVLHVVAGLYRIAVKWGFIRDYQRSKLNRFATGLAVVFICIGLATLVRFMTLTA from the coding sequence ATGTCTTTCGATTCTAAAGTCACGACTGCCAAGTCGGGCAAAAGTGATGCAATTTTGGATTGGCTCCAGATGTGTTCCGGTGTGGCTCTTATCATTTTTGTATTTATGCATATGAGTCTTGTTTCAAGCGTAATTATCAATACGAATATTATGGATACCATTGCGCACACGTATGAAAAAAACTACATGGCTCAGATCGGCGGGCCGATTCTTTTTCTGCTTTTTCTCTTCCATTTTTATCTTGCTGCACGCAAAATTCCATTCAGGTTTGAAGGTCAGAAAACAATCTGGGCACATGCCAAAATGATGCACCACAGGGACACCTGGCTTTGGATTGTTCAGGTTATTTCCGCAATGCTCATTCTTGTCATGGGTTCAATTCACATGTGGGCTGTCTTAAGTGATCTTCCTATCACAGCAGCTCGTTCAGCGGCCCGGGTTCAGTCCGGACCTTGGTTGTATTTCTATCTCGTACTTGCTCCGCTTGTTGTTCTGCATGTTGTAGCAGGGCTTTATCGTATTGCGGTTAAGTGGGGATTTATCAGAGATTATCAGCGCAGCAAACTTAACAGGTTTGCAACAGGTCTTGCAGTTGTTTTCATCTGTATAGGTCTGGCGACTCTTGTCCGTTTCATGACCCTGACTGCGTAA
- a CDS encoding alpha-hydroxy-acid oxidizing protein has protein sequence MKSTRDNARELMKGYCKVCPVCNGKACVGEVPGMGGLGTGSSFKNNVKALADIKLNMRTIHDFCEPDTSVNIMGLKLDIPVLAAPIGGVSFNMGGKIEEIDYISAKLKACVAKGIIGCTGDGVPDFIHQSGFTAIEEVKGHGIPFIKPWEEAELYMKLEKAEKTGAKIIGMDIDAAGLITLKKMGRPVTPKPINKLRSIIESVNADFILKGIMTPDEARMAIDAGAKGIVVSNHGGRVLDSCPGTAEVLREISKAVAGQCAIMVDGGVRTGIDVLKMLALGADAVMIGRPFSIATIGGLQDGAEKYIDQLKSEFTQAMVLTGTERADSVNFTVLYT, from the coding sequence ATGAAATCAACTCGCGACAATGCCAGAGAATTAATGAAAGGCTATTGCAAAGTCTGTCCTGTCTGCAACGGAAAAGCCTGTGTCGGTGAAGTTCCGGGAATGGGCGGATTAGGCACTGGATCAAGTTTTAAAAATAACGTTAAAGCGCTGGCAGATATTAAACTGAATATGCGCACCATTCACGATTTTTGCGAACCCGATACCAGCGTAAACATCATGGGCTTGAAGCTTGATATTCCAGTCCTCGCCGCCCCTATCGGCGGAGTTTCATTCAATATGGGCGGAAAAATAGAAGAAATTGATTACATTTCAGCTAAACTTAAAGCCTGCGTCGCAAAAGGCATCATCGGTTGCACCGGAGACGGCGTGCCGGACTTCATTCATCAAAGCGGATTTACTGCCATTGAAGAAGTTAAAGGACACGGAATTCCATTTATTAAACCGTGGGAAGAAGCTGAACTGTATATGAAGCTTGAAAAAGCAGAAAAAACAGGCGCTAAAATCATAGGCATGGACATCGACGCGGCAGGACTCATTACACTGAAAAAAATGGGCCGCCCGGTTACACCTAAACCTATCAACAAACTGCGCTCCATAATTGAATCAGTAAATGCGGACTTCATACTTAAAGGAATCATGACCCCCGATGAAGCTAGAATGGCGATTGATGCCGGAGCAAAAGGGATTGTCGTATCCAATCACGGCGGACGCGTTCTCGACTCCTGCCCCGGCACAGCCGAAGTTTTGCGCGAAATATCAAAAGCCGTTGCAGGACAATGCGCCATCATGGTTGACGGCGGAGTCAGAACCGGAATCGATGTTCTTAAGATGCTGGCACTCGGTGCCGACGCAGTAATGATCGGACGCCCGTTCTCCATTGCCACCATAGGCGGATTACAAGACGGCGCTGAAAAATATATTGATCAGCTAAAATCTGAATTCACTCAGGCAATGGTTCTTACCGGCACAGAAAGAGCTGATTCGGTAAATTTTACAGTGTTATACACATAA
- a CDS encoding FadR/GntR family transcriptional regulator, which yields MDIKKQQNPVYESVAKQITELIKSGELQQGDKLPSERNLAEKFKVSRSSVREAIKALVHKNLVESKRGDGTYICAHIDADIIEAFTEAFADQKKRLSDIFQFRKVIEPQIAALAAISIDDETLNRMKVIVCNQEIRIRSGQGAGDLDTEFHLEIAKASGNSIFPDMMEALSKIIKESRSQSLQNTTRLQKSMTAHFDLLKAFEKHDSALAQKIMRQHIEDVESAATGSDSL from the coding sequence ATGGATATAAAAAAACAACAAAATCCGGTTTATGAATCTGTTGCAAAACAAATCACAGAATTAATTAAATCCGGTGAATTACAACAAGGGGATAAACTCCCCTCTGAGCGTAACCTTGCTGAAAAGTTCAAAGTTTCGCGTAGTTCAGTGCGCGAAGCCATCAAAGCACTGGTCCATAAAAATTTAGTTGAAAGTAAACGAGGCGATGGAACCTACATCTGTGCTCACATCGATGCCGACATTATTGAAGCATTTACTGAAGCCTTCGCTGATCAAAAAAAACGACTGAGTGACATTTTTCAATTCAGAAAAGTAATCGAACCTCAAATTGCGGCTTTAGCGGCAATTTCAATAGATGATGAAACTTTAAACCGCATGAAAGTAATTGTATGCAATCAGGAAATTAGAATCAGGTCAGGCCAAGGGGCCGGCGACCTTGATACCGAATTTCATCTTGAAATTGCGAAAGCCAGCGGCAACAGCATTTTTCCAGATATGATGGAGGCTCTCAGCAAAATTATAAAAGAGAGCCGCTCGCAGTCGTTGCAAAACACTACACGTCTGCAAAAATCTATGACAGCACATTTTGACCTTTTGAAGGCATTTGAAAAACATGATTCGGCCTTGGCGCAAAAAATAATGAGACAACATATCGAAGATGTTGAATCTGCGGCAACCGGGTCTGATTCACTATAA
- the mgtA gene encoding magnesium-translocating P-type ATPase, whose translation MDLFSKDFWSKTSGSVLQDLKTCTAGLSQEEAALRLKQFGPNTLKKEARHNSLSLFLDQFKSPIIIILICAAILSIALGDSSDAIIIMVIVFVSGFLGFWQEKGAAGAVESLLETVETKADVLRGGKQVQIPVDEIVPGDIIKLHAGKGIPGDCRILESRDLFVNEAALTGETFPVEKDTESHAIDAPLAARSNSLFMGTHVMSGKGMAVVAATALNTEFGKISKRLKLRPAETEFERGIKKFGYLLMEVTLVLVVLIFAFNVYFAKPILDSFLFSLALAVGLTPQLLPVIISVNLANGAKRMAQHKVIVRRLSSIENFGSMNVLCSDKTGTLTDGTVRLKGAYDIYGEESEDVLHQAYMNSYFETGFISPIDEAIRGMESFDVSDFTKTDEVPYDFIRKRLSVLVRREKESHSMMITKGALSNILDSCTKAVTSDGSVVNVADVVNDVQAKFEEFSGQGFRILGVSKREFPVDAEINKDDEVDMTFIGFLAFWDPPKEGIVENIAKLKALGVSLKVITGDNRHIAAKVGHEIGLTEPVILTGAEINQMRDEALVQRVRGVNIFAEIEPNQKEDIVLALKQAGEVVGYMGDGINDASALRAADVGISVDSAVDVAKETADIVLLEKDLGVLEHGVIEGRKTFANTLKYVFMATSANFGNMFSMAGASLFLPFLPLLPKQVLLTNLFTDLPEMTIATDNVDQSNIDRPKRWDIKFIKKFMIVFGIVSSVFDFMTFGVLLYILDASPEEFRTGWFLESIVSATMIVLVIRTRLPFYKSKPGKYLVRATLAVIALVHVLPYSPIAPILGFKPLPVSFLVAMWIIVALYVVGAEYAKKLFYRNISE comes from the coding sequence ATGGATTTATTCAGCAAAGATTTCTGGAGCAAAACTTCTGGTTCGGTTCTACAGGACTTAAAGACATGTACCGCAGGACTAAGTCAGGAAGAAGCTGCTCTCAGGCTTAAGCAATTCGGTCCGAATACTTTAAAAAAAGAAGCCCGCCACAATTCCCTTTCGTTATTTCTGGATCAGTTCAAAAGCCCGATTATAATTATACTTATTTGTGCCGCAATCCTTTCTATTGCTCTTGGTGACAGTTCCGATGCGATTATTATTATGGTGATTGTTTTTGTCAGTGGTTTCCTTGGGTTCTGGCAGGAAAAAGGAGCCGCAGGTGCTGTCGAGTCCTTGCTTGAAACCGTTGAAACAAAGGCGGATGTTTTGCGGGGCGGAAAGCAGGTTCAAATCCCTGTTGATGAAATCGTTCCCGGTGATATTATAAAGCTTCATGCCGGCAAGGGTATACCCGGAGACTGCCGCATCCTTGAATCACGAGACCTGTTTGTTAATGAAGCCGCACTGACAGGCGAAACTTTCCCGGTTGAAAAAGATACAGAGTCTCATGCCATAGATGCACCCCTTGCCGCAAGATCGAACAGTCTTTTCATGGGAACGCATGTTATGAGCGGTAAAGGGATGGCTGTTGTCGCAGCAACTGCTCTCAATACGGAATTCGGTAAGATTTCTAAACGGCTCAAACTGCGTCCGGCCGAAACTGAGTTTGAAAGGGGAATCAAAAAATTCGGTTATCTTCTGATGGAAGTAACCTTGGTTCTGGTTGTTTTGATTTTTGCTTTTAACGTATATTTTGCAAAGCCCATTCTGGATTCATTTCTTTTCTCACTAGCTCTCGCTGTTGGCCTGACTCCACAACTTCTACCCGTTATTATCAGCGTGAACCTTGCGAATGGAGCCAAGCGCATGGCTCAGCATAAGGTGATTGTACGCAGACTCTCGTCTATTGAGAATTTTGGGAGCATGAATGTCTTATGTTCGGATAAGACAGGGACTCTTACTGATGGAACCGTAAGGCTTAAGGGCGCATATGATATTTACGGTGAAGAAAGTGAAGACGTTCTGCATCAGGCTTATATGAATTCCTATTTTGAAACTGGTTTTATCAGCCCGATTGATGAAGCAATTCGTGGTATGGAGTCTTTTGATGTTTCTGATTTTACCAAAACTGACGAAGTTCCTTATGATTTTATTCGTAAAAGGCTGAGTGTACTGGTCCGGCGCGAAAAAGAATCACACTCAATGATGATTACTAAGGGAGCTCTGAGTAATATTCTGGATTCATGCACCAAGGCTGTTACTTCTGACGGTAGTGTTGTGAATGTTGCGGATGTTGTAAATGATGTTCAGGCAAAATTTGAGGAGTTCAGTGGACAGGGATTTCGTATTCTGGGTGTTTCAAAGCGGGAATTTCCAGTTGATGCTGAAATAAATAAAGATGATGAAGTTGATATGACCTTTATCGGGTTTCTCGCTTTCTGGGATCCTCCGAAGGAAGGGATAGTTGAAAATATAGCTAAATTGAAGGCACTGGGTGTGAGTCTAAAAGTCATCACCGGGGATAACAGACATATTGCCGCAAAAGTCGGTCATGAAATAGGGCTTACTGAGCCAGTGATTCTGACCGGGGCGGAAATTAATCAAATGCGGGATGAAGCTCTTGTTCAGCGCGTGCGCGGTGTAAATATTTTTGCTGAAATTGAACCGAATCAGAAAGAAGACATCGTGCTTGCTTTAAAACAGGCGGGAGAGGTTGTCGGCTATATGGGCGACGGAATTAATGATGCGTCCGCACTCAGGGCCGCAGATGTGGGAATTTCTGTCGACAGTGCAGTTGATGTTGCCAAGGAGACCGCTGATATAGTGCTTCTCGAAAAAGATCTCGGTGTGCTTGAACACGGGGTGATAGAAGGGCGTAAAACTTTTGCCAATACGCTTAAATACGTATTCATGGCTACCAGCGCTAACTTCGGGAATATGTTTTCCATGGCCGGAGCAAGTTTGTTTTTACCGTTTCTGCCTTTGCTGCCTAAGCAGGTTCTGCTTACCAATCTGTTTACTGATTTGCCGGAAATGACCATTGCCACCGATAATGTTGATCAGAGCAACATTGATAGGCCTAAGCGTTGGGATATTAAATTTATCAAAAAATTTATGATTGTTTTCGGAATCGTTAGCTCGGTCTTTGATTTTATGACGTTCGGAGTGTTGCTTTATATTCTTGATGCTTCACCTGAGGAGTTCAGAACAGGCTGGTTTTTGGAATCAATTGTTTCTGCAACAATGATTGTGCTGGTTATCCGCACGAGACTTCCGTTTTATAAAAGTAAGCCGGGCAAATATCTTGTCCGTGCGACTCTGGCTGTAATTGCGCTTGTTCATGTGCTTCCTTACAGTCCCATTGCGCCTATTTTAGGGTTTAAACCCCTTCCAGTCAGTTTCTTGGTGGCAATGTGGATAATAGTGGCTTTGTATGTTGTGGGCGCAGAATATGCGAAGAAGCTGTTTTATAGAAATATAAGTGAGTAG
- a CDS encoding lactoylglutathione lyase family protein codes for MTYPRTFSHIGITVTDIDQAVNFYTEVMGWYVIMPPTEIQQDESAIGIMCNDVFGKGWGSFKIAHLSTGDRIGIELFEFPNSELRENNFEFWKTGIFHYSVQDPDVEGLAAKIVANGGKQRMPVREYYPGEKPYRMVYCEDPFGNLVEIYSHSYELNYSAGAYQK; via the coding sequence ATGACTTACCCAAGGACTTTTTCCCACATCGGTATAACTGTCACGGATATTGACCAAGCAGTTAATTTTTATACCGAAGTTATGGGGTGGTATGTAATAATGCCACCAACCGAAATTCAGCAGGATGAATCTGCCATCGGAATCATGTGCAACGACGTCTTCGGCAAAGGATGGGGCAGTTTTAAAATTGCCCACCTCTCCACCGGAGACAGGATTGGTATCGAATTATTTGAATTCCCCAACTCTGAACTCCGTGAAAACAACTTTGAATTCTGGAAGACAGGCATTTTTCACTACAGTGTTCAAGACCCGGATGTGGAAGGACTCGCAGCCAAAATAGTTGCCAATGGAGGCAAGCAGCGCATGCCCGTTCGAGAATACTACCCTGGAGAAAAACCCTACCGGATGGTATATTGCGAAGACCCCTTCGGAAACCTCGTTGAGATATATAGCCACAGCTATGAATTGAATTATTCAGCCGGCGCCTACCAAAAATAA
- a CDS encoding DNA polymerase III subunit delta' has product MFTGIQETASRQKIVLPRFAKLALQPPQCLLIEGGSAEDRRDMARYWACLLNCESGGTPCGTCKPCLQIADNAFNDFLIIDRVDEDGVEKQDIPVDNVRKYFSVWGQPPHGRGTRVTVIEEAQHLNGNSANALLKTLEEPRPGNVFVLTAPQRERLLGTLVSRSWVITLAWPTETQNSPEVADWVSGMLGFWRSGQGWFARTSAKGALNKEQALKVVLGCQRELRNALMNPQLTPAANALSGLFDPKGLRRLDLVLGKAQESLNYNVNPALVLDWVCTAAMPRRKR; this is encoded by the coding sequence ATGTTTACAGGTATTCAAGAGACTGCTTCGCGGCAGAAAATAGTTCTGCCCAGATTTGCCAAGCTGGCTTTGCAGCCTCCTCAGTGCCTGTTGATTGAAGGCGGATCCGCCGAAGACAGACGCGATATGGCCCGTTACTGGGCTTGCTTGCTTAATTGTGAAAGCGGGGGAACTCCCTGCGGCACTTGCAAGCCGTGTTTGCAGATTGCGGATAACGCTTTTAACGACTTCCTGATTATTGACCGTGTCGATGAAGACGGTGTCGAAAAGCAGGATATTCCAGTAGATAATGTTCGCAAGTATTTCTCGGTCTGGGGCCAACCGCCCCATGGCCGGGGTACTCGCGTAACCGTTATTGAAGAAGCTCAGCATCTAAACGGTAATTCTGCTAATGCTCTCCTTAAGACTCTCGAAGAACCACGTCCCGGAAATGTCTTTGTTCTCACCGCTCCTCAGCGGGAGAGATTGCTCGGAACTTTAGTTTCGCGCAGTTGGGTTATCACTCTTGCTTGGCCTACAGAAACACAGAATAGTCCTGAAGTTGCCGACTGGGTAAGTGGTATGCTGGGATTCTGGCGCTCTGGACAGGGCTGGTTTGCAAGGACTTCCGCAAAAGGTGCTCTCAATAAGGAGCAGGCCCTGAAAGTCGTCTTAGGCTGTCAGCGTGAACTTCGTAATGCTCTCATGAATCCGCAATTGACTCCTGCCGCCAATGCTCTTTCGGGTCTTTTCGATCCCAAAGGGTTGCGCAGGCTTGATCTTGTTTTGGGCAAGGCTCAGGAATCTCTGAATTACAATGTAAATCCCGCTTTAGTTCTCGACTGGGTTTGCACCGCCGCAATGCCTCGTAGAAAAAGATAG
- a CDS encoding M16 family metallopeptidase yields MFPHQKNAAVSAAKGFRIEKLPIILLLLGALLMTAGCKIERTEQSDKLKVSQKTSAEDSAIKELKKEISDALSSGDGPHIIKLKNGMNLLIKEDTRFPLVNVRLFVHAGSSYETPDQAGISHLLEHMVFKGTDKRAPGQTALEIESVGGDMNAATSFDYTVYYVEVPENEWKLGMDIVTDMAFNAKIDPEELKSERDVVLSELERGEDNPGSRIFKTLQSIVWKDSSYQWPIIGYRETVEKISSKDIHAYIDRLYQPQSMLLSVVGKIDPQQVALEAEKLCGSLEATQPVVPPVKFGVPENGKTTIKIIPGKWNKVYIGAAFPIPGISSAKVAGLETLCELLGGGETSKLYRKFKYEKRMVDSISVSSLTLQRSGMLYIFATLDADKVEEFWKELMIELSSIDFNQFTDREMERVSLNLEDSLFLTKETLSGLASKLGYFQFFENGQQAEENYLYDVKNITRQQLQKLYDEYFVPEKLASCMLTPEGFKTTEQDLEKIVADNWPAKKVTANESSVSGPGEASTIELANGSKLVFIPDTTLPYTAMSMYWSGGDADLTVEDQGLSALVSQSLTRGTASMNATELEDYVSDRAASIGASAGREVFAITSKFPSRFTADMFPLIKEILTAPRFAAEEIDRAKQDQISSIKRKEDRPVSLAFRNIFPFLFKNGTYSYYHLGVPANVENFTEENIRDFWAKQSSRPFVIAVCGDYDREALMNFAKELDAKLVLKDKPVEIPVPDWGTDNKLELTLPDRNQAHLMAIFPIPGMEDEEATAGLSLLRAALAGQSGLLFRDLRDKQGLGYTVTAFLWQAPKTGFMAFYIGTKPEQVEQAMAGFEKTVAMLQKDDLPEKEIQRAKNILNGEYYQEHQSLLSRSRESASLIVKGFEPDLDLKLIEKAGKMNAADVRVLINKYLDWNKKYTLTVQP; encoded by the coding sequence ATGTTCCCACATCAAAAAAACGCGGCGGTATCAGCCGCAAAAGGATTCAGAATTGAAAAGCTACCCATCATTCTCCTTCTTCTCGGAGCACTCCTAATGACTGCCGGATGCAAGATAGAGAGAACAGAACAAAGCGATAAACTGAAAGTTTCACAGAAAACCTCTGCTGAAGATTCCGCCATCAAGGAACTGAAAAAAGAAATTTCAGATGCCTTGTCTTCAGGTGACGGTCCGCACATTATCAAACTCAAAAACGGAATGAATCTTCTTATTAAAGAAGACACCAGATTTCCTCTGGTTAATGTCCGTCTGTTTGTTCATGCCGGTTCATCATATGAAACTCCTGATCAAGCAGGTATAAGTCACCTTCTGGAGCATATGGTTTTTAAAGGGACCGACAAACGCGCTCCCGGACAGACAGCTCTTGAAATCGAATCTGTCGGCGGTGACATGAACGCTGCGACAAGTTTCGACTACACAGTCTACTACGTTGAAGTGCCTGAAAATGAGTGGAAGCTCGGCATGGATATCGTCACAGATATGGCTTTCAACGCCAAAATAGATCCCGAAGAACTCAAATCTGAACGCGATGTTGTGCTTTCCGAACTTGAAAGAGGCGAAGACAATCCCGGAAGCAGAATATTCAAAACACTGCAATCAATTGTCTGGAAAGATAGCAGCTATCAGTGGCCTATTATCGGCTACCGCGAAACTGTCGAAAAAATTTCTTCCAAAGACATCCACGCATACATAGACAGGCTGTATCAGCCTCAATCAATGCTGCTGAGCGTTGTCGGTAAAATTGATCCGCAGCAGGTAGCTCTTGAAGCTGAAAAACTTTGCGGTTCTTTAGAAGCTACACAGCCGGTAGTGCCTCCCGTAAAATTTGGTGTTCCTGAAAACGGAAAAACGACTATCAAGATAATTCCCGGTAAGTGGAACAAAGTTTATATCGGCGCGGCTTTCCCTATTCCCGGTATCAGCTCAGCGAAAGTTGCAGGGCTTGAGACTCTTTGTGAACTGCTCGGCGGCGGAGAAACTTCTAAACTCTACCGCAAATTTAAATATGAAAAAAGAATGGTCGACAGCATTTCCGTTTCATCGCTGACACTTCAGCGCTCCGGCATGCTATATATCTTTGCAACTCTTGATGCGGACAAAGTAGAAGAGTTCTGGAAAGAACTTATGATCGAATTGTCTTCCATTGATTTCAATCAGTTTACCGACCGTGAAATGGAACGTGTTTCCCTGAATCTTGAAGATTCATTATTCCTGACCAAGGAAACCCTTTCGGGACTCGCTTCAAAACTCGGCTATTTTCAGTTCTTTGAAAATGGACAGCAGGCCGAAGAAAACTACCTTTACGATGTAAAAAACATTACCCGTCAGCAGCTTCAAAAGCTTTATGACGAATACTTTGTTCCTGAAAAGCTGGCATCATGCATGCTCACGCCCGAAGGATTCAAAACCACAGAACAAGATCTTGAAAAGATTGTAGCTGACAACTGGCCTGCGAAGAAAGTGACCGCCAATGAAAGCAGCGTATCCGGTCCCGGTGAGGCTTCCACCATTGAACTTGCGAACGGTAGCAAACTGGTTTTCATTCCTGATACGACCCTGCCATACACCGCAATGTCCATGTACTGGTCCGGCGGTGATGCAGATTTAACAGTAGAAGATCAGGGGCTGTCCGCGCTGGTTTCCCAGAGTTTGACTCGCGGAACCGCAAGCATGAACGCAACTGAACTTGAAGATTATGTTTCTGACAGAGCCGCCTCCATAGGAGCCTCTGCCGGACGCGAAGTTTTCGCCATAACCTCCAAGTTCCCTTCCCGTTTCACTGCCGACATGTTCCCGCTCATCAAAGAAATTCTGACTGCTCCACGATTTGCAGCCGAAGAAATAGACCGCGCTAAACAAGATCAGATTTCGTCCATTAAACGCAAAGAAGATCGCCCTGTAAGCTTAGCTTTCAGAAACATCTTTCCCTTCCTGTTTAAAAACGGAACCTACTCATATTACCACCTAGGTGTGCCTGCAAACGTTGAGAACTTCACCGAAGAAAATATCCGTGATTTCTGGGCCAAGCAATCATCCCGTCCATTTGTCATCGCAGTATGCGGAGATTATGACCGCGAAGCTCTCATGAATTTCGCCAAAGAACTTGACGCAAAACTCGTTCTCAAAGACAAGCCTGTCGAAATCCCCGTCCCTGACTGGGGAACTGACAACAAACTGGAACTCACCCTGCCCGACCGGAATCAAGCGCATCTCATGGCCATCTTTCCTATCCCGGGCATGGAAGACGAAGAAGCGACAGCAGGACTGTCTCTGCTCAGAGCGGCCCTTGCCGGACAGAGCGGACTTCTGTTCCGCGATTTACGCGATAAGCAGGGCCTCGGCTACACAGTAACCGCATTCCTCTGGCAGGCTCCCAAAACCGGATTCATGGCCTTCTACATCGGCACCAAACCGGAACAAGTGGAACAGGCAATGGCGGGATTTGAAAAAACAGTCGCCATGTTGCAAAAAGATGATCTACCGGAAAAAGAAATCCAGAGAGCTAAAAATATTCTGAACGGTGAGTACTATCAGGAACATCAAAGTCTGCTTTCACGAAGCAGAGAATCTGCAAGCTTAATTGTAAAAGGATTCGAACCTGACCTTGATCTCAAGCTCATTGAAAAAGCCGGAAAAATGAATGCGGCAGATGTCAGAGTCCTTATTAACAAATATCTGGACTGGAACAAAAAATATACGCTGACAGTCCAGCCCTAG
- a CDS encoding sulfite exporter TauE/SafE family protein: MISTLLIFVVLGAIAGILAGLLGIGGGLVIVPILYFALPQLGITEAQLMHVALGTSLATIIFTSISSMRAHNSRGAIRWDIFKTITPGILIGTFLGSCFAAYLNTTILKIIFVIFLYYVASQMLLGLKPKASRQVPGTWGMFGAGNAIGAMSSLVGIGGGTLSVPFLTMCNIPIHTAIGTAAAIGLPIALAGTAGFIWTGIGVQGLPDWTIGFVYLPALIGIVSTSMLTAPFGAKLAHSLPVAKLKMIFAILLLVVATKMLISLF, translated from the coding sequence ATGATTTCAACATTGCTGATTTTTGTAGTTCTTGGAGCTATTGCCGGGATACTTGCCGGACTTCTGGGTATTGGCGGAGGACTGGTCATTGTTCCAATTTTATACTTTGCTCTTCCCCAGCTCGGCATAACTGAAGCACAATTGATGCATGTCGCTCTCGGAACTTCACTGGCGACGATTATCTTCACGTCCATCTCCAGCATGCGTGCCCATAACTCACGCGGAGCCATCCGCTGGGACATATTTAAGACTATCACTCCCGGTATATTAATAGGAACGTTTCTGGGATCATGCTTTGCCGCATATTTAAACACAACCATCCTGAAAATCATCTTTGTTATTTTTCTTTACTATGTTGCTTCACAGATGTTGCTGGGACTCAAGCCTAAAGCTTCGCGTCAAGTTCCGGGAACATGGGGAATGTTCGGAGCAGGTAATGCTATCGGTGCAATGTCCAGCCTTGTAGGCATCGGCGGCGGAACACTTTCAGTTCCCTTTCTGACCATGTGCAACATCCCGATTCATACCGCAATCGGAACAGCTGCTGCCATAGGACTTCCTATCGCACTGGCAGGAACTGCCGGATTCATCTGGACAGGAATCGGAGTGCAAGGACTACCTGACTGGACTATAGGTTTTGTATATCTTCCTGCACTTATCGGAATTGTTTCAACAAGCATGCTGACAGCTCCTTTTGGTGCAAAACTCGCTCACAGCCTGCCTGTTGCAAAACTGAAAATGATTTTTGCGATTCTTCTTCTAGTAGTCGCAACAAAAATGCTGATCAGCCTTTTTTAA